In Miniphocaeibacter halophilus, the following proteins share a genomic window:
- a CDS encoding NAD(P)H-dependent oxidoreductase subunit E, translating into MSYKLVSKPLSEEQTKMVNDIIEKNGSTKKDILNTLIELQDSLEEKYIGEEVAKIVSDKIGIPLVDLYDILTFYDMLSTKPRAKYKIEVCTCASCYLNGSDSLVDIVERNLGIKLGEHTDDWLFEFEKCSCVGACEIGPIIKVGNEIYGNLNERLVASIIGELRDNKDL; encoded by the coding sequence ATGAGTTATAAACTAGTATCAAAACCGTTGTCAGAAGAACAGACTAAAATGGTAAACGATATCATTGAAAAGAATGGTAGTACTAAAAAAGATATACTTAATACCTTAATAGAATTACAGGATTCTTTAGAGGAAAAGTATATAGGGGAGGAAGTAGCAAAGATTGTTTCAGATAAAATAGGCATTCCATTAGTTGATTTATACGACATATTAACTTTCTATGATATGCTTAGCACTAAACCAAGGGCGAAATATAAAATAGAGGTTTGTACATGTGCATCTTGTTACTTAAATGGAAGTGACTCATTAGTGGATATTGTAGAAAGAAATCTAGGTATTAAGTTAGGGGAACATACTGATGATTGGCTATTTGAATTTGAAAAATGCTCATGTGTTGGAGCTTGTGAAATTGGTCCAATAATTAAAGTAGGAAACGAAATTTACGGCAATTTAAATGAACGATTAGTTGCTAGTATTATTGGTGAACTTAGGGACAATAAGGATTTATAG
- a CDS encoding complex I 51 kDa subunit family protein, which produces MTKTIELITGTVDKSYMHSIEDYKSHRGFNGLNNAVKMDKEDIIQEIIDAKLLGRGGAGFPTGIKWRHLYSVEGEPKYIVCNADEGEPGTFKDRLFMKKDPLIVIEGMLIAAYVFGSKEGYIYIRGEYRGLFEGFELALKNAKEAGYLGENILGIEGFDFDINIISGAGAYVCGENSTLLNSIEGQAGRPRVKPPRLAEVGLFGKPTLVNNVETFANIPIILDRGAEYYRSVGTEESGGSLIVCTSGHAKNRHYFEVPVGTNLKDIIYDEELAGGTSTRKPVKFVHIGGQSGPLAFPEQFDISFDHISLRNAGLSIGTGAIVIVDESVCLVDYLKKVFEFFIDESCGKCNPCREGNQQMYILLDKFSKGEGTEKDIETMKNLAEAMMQASFCGLGQAAPTALMSALRHRESEFLAHVDKECSKCFKKEVM; this is translated from the coding sequence ATGACTAAAACAATAGAGTTAATTACAGGTACGGTAGATAAATCCTACATGCATTCTATAGAGGACTATAAATCCCATAGGGGTTTTAACGGTCTTAATAATGCTGTAAAAATGGACAAGGAAGACATTATACAGGAAATAATAGATGCTAAATTATTAGGTCGTGGTGGTGCAGGCTTTCCAACGGGAATAAAATGGAGACATTTATACAGTGTAGAAGGGGAACCTAAATATATTGTTTGTAATGCCGATGAAGGAGAACCGGGAACCTTTAAAGATAGGTTATTTATGAAAAAAGATCCTTTAATTGTAATTGAGGGAATGTTAATTGCAGCATATGTATTTGGTTCTAAGGAAGGTTATATATATATAAGAGGGGAATATAGAGGATTATTTGAAGGTTTTGAATTAGCATTAAAAAATGCCAAAGAAGCTGGATATTTAGGGGAAAATATTCTAGGTATTGAAGGATTTGACTTTGATATTAATATAATATCAGGGGCAGGTGCTTATGTTTGTGGAGAAAATTCAACACTTTTAAACTCCATTGAAGGACAAGCGGGTAGACCTAGAGTAAAACCACCTCGTTTAGCAGAAGTAGGGCTATTTGGTAAACCGACTTTAGTTAATAATGTTGAAACTTTTGCCAATATTCCAATTATTTTAGATAGAGGAGCAGAGTATTATAGGTCAGTAGGAACAGAGGAAAGTGGTGGGTCTTTAATAGTTTGTACTTCAGGTCATGCAAAAAACAGACACTATTTCGAAGTACCAGTTGGAACAAATTTAAAGGATATAATCTATGATGAGGAATTAGCAGGAGGAACTTCAACTAGAAAACCTGTTAAGTTTGTTCATATTGGAGGACAATCCGGTCCCCTTGCTTTTCCGGAGCAGTTTGATATTTCCTTTGACCATATATCTTTAAGAAATGCCGGACTTTCAATAGGTACAGGTGCTATTGTAATAGTAGATGAGTCAGTTTGTTTAGTAGATTATTTAAAGAAGGTATTTGAATTTTTTATAGACGAATCATGTGGTAAATGTAATCCTTGTAGAGAAGGAAATCAACAAATGTATATACTCTTAGATAAATTTAGTAAAGGTGAAGGAACAGAAAAGGACATAGAAACTATGAAGAACTTAGCTGAAGCTATGATGCAAGCGTCTTTCTGTGGACTTGGTCAAGCTGCACCAACAGCCTTAATGTCTGCATTAAGGCATAGGGAATCTGAGTTTTTAGCCCATGTAGATAAAGAATGTAGTAAATGTTTCAAAAAGGAGGTTATGTAA